One Paroedura picta isolate Pp20150507F chromosome 3, Ppicta_v3.0, whole genome shotgun sequence genomic window carries:
- the LOC143834253 gene encoding uncharacterized protein LOC143834253: MMAVQCKDSNVVKAVRDVCRAENVRKETELLMKPYANWEEYLMPGPISIAILGELACISAGQGDFSINKNPPAGGFEYIRYPDSFLTCLMQVSNKGWEAFSTAHNNMNKIRLLSMSVPEQMKRIVQILFQYTEVVHALLPGQLASTKSTADECASLALTVQSKFNDTIHLIHELLEACLSSKSGYEKELEETRRALEGAKLKREAAEAAKNEAEEYYKSVKQKVDETYQDYRKAMDSIPEGWGAIAMNFVSSLTESMTTMPRLLSNLSTDFYKILTGKADNSAKEVNSESEDDPIALGNICSLSVQLTSLGNALNQLVDKEGHINMSLLYNEKDQQVKSSWIKERAEELLAKISQEKDCSMKGMAVEICRSVIEVCQILAEAATSEKQNTDAKCLGGEIKNLVQKAALFDSKSKSHTRVPPFAPKTPNMAKYEDDPQGQTEGSAALTNAHFKASQSKEMLKVTSEEYQRSFENFKKHNEELTEILIAMRSCETREVDFDTARKMLIKGLDALGQVKEQWEKMVRFFQMISSLIDSCLSRRIAEFVNTAESLRGIENYCSNDFVKDLIYKQAFNASNMAHLVQMISETYTEVSSKYLMDEISSLGRLISLEPSDPKFKAERLKLAGGCDEARQAIEDLVLQKKREFESNIQARVEKISCELMAALPELPQAEKKAIEDTVEKGMRDLSLEEANQFI, encoded by the coding sequence ATGATGGCCGTGCAATGCAAAGATTCAAATGTGGTCAAAGCCGTGAGGGATGTCTGCAGAGCGGAAAATGTCCGCAAGGAGACGGAGCTGCTCATGAAGCCCTATGCCAACTGGGAGGAGTATCTGATGCCTGGCCCCATCTCCATTGCCATCTTAGGGGAGCTGGCATGCATCTCAGCAGGCCAGGGGGATTTCTCCATTAACAAGAATCCACCTGCAGGAGGATTTGAGTACATCAGATATCCAGACTCATTCCTCACCTGCCTGATGCAGGTGAGCAACAAGGGCTGGGAGGCCTTTAGCACTGCTCACAATAATATGAATAAGATCAGACTCCTCTCCATGAGTGTCCCAGAGCAAATGAAAAGGATTGTCCAGATTCTCTTCCAGTACACAGAGGTGGTGCATGCACTTCTTCCCGGGCAGCTGGCCAGCACAAAATCCACTGCTGACGAATGTGCTTCCTTAGCCTTGACAGTCCAGAGCAAATTCAATGACACCATCCACCTGATCCACGAGCTGCTGGAAGCCTGCTTGAGCTCAAAAAGTGGGTATGAAAAAGAGCTGGAAGAAACCCGACGGGCCTTGGAAGGTGCAAAGCTCAAACGAGAGGCAGCCGAAGCAGCCAAGAATGAGGCAGAGGAGTACTACAAGAGCGTAAAACAGAAAGTGGATGAAACATACCAGGATTACAGAAAGGCAATGGATAGTATTCCAGAGGGTTGGGGTGCTATAGCTATGAATTTTGTTTCAAGTCTCACAGAAAGCATGACCACCATGCCTCGGTTGCTTAGCAACCTTTCTACCGATTTCTATAAAATCCTTACTGGAAAAGCAGACAACAGTGCCAAAGAGGTAAACAGTGAAAGTGAAGACGACCCCATCGCATTGGGTAATATTTGTTCCCTGTCTGTGCAGCTGACATCACTGGGAAATGCCCTGAATCAGCTGGTGGACAAAGAAGGCCACATTAACATGAGCCTCCTTTACAATGAGAAAGACCAGCAAGTCAAATCCTCTTGGATAAAAGAAAGGGCTGAGGAACTTCTTGCAAAGATAAGTCAAGAAAAGGACTGCAGTATGAAAGGGATGGCAGTAGAGATATGCCGTTCTGTTATTGAAGTTTGTCAGATCCTGGCTGAAGCAGCAACTTCGGAAAAGCAAAATACAGACGCAAAATGCctggggggggaaattaaaaatctAGTGCAAAAAGCTGCCCTCTTTGACAGCAAGAGCAAATCACACACTAGGGTGCCGCCTTTTGCTCCCAAGACGCCCAACATGGCAAAATATGAAGATGATCCTCAAGGACAAACTGAGGGATCAGCCGCACTGACCAACGCCCATTTCAAAGCCTCACAGAGTAAAGAAATGCTAAAGGTGACGTCAGAAGAGTACCAGAGGAGCTTTGAAAACTTCAAGAAGCACAATGAAGAGTTGACAGAGATACTCATTGCCATGAGATCGTGTGAGACAAGGGAGGTTGACTTTGATACAGCCAGGAAGATGCTGATCAAAGGCTTGGATGCCTTGGGACAAGTGAAGGAGCAGTGGGAGAAGATGGTCCGTTTCTTCCAGATGATTTCCAGCCTCATAGATTCCTGCCTCAGCCGTCGCATTGCAGAGTTTGTTAACACAGCAGAAAGCCTCCGTGGGATTGAAAACTACTGCAGCAATGATTTTGTAAAAGACCTGATTTATAAGCAGGCGTTCAACGCTTCCAACATGGCTCATTTAGTGCAAATGATATCAGAGACCTACACAGAAGTGTCTTCCAAATACCTGATGGACGAGATTAGTAGCCTTGGCAGGCTTATTTCCTTGGAGCCTTCCGATCCCAAATTCAAGGCTGAGCGCTTGAAGTTAGCAGGGGGATGTGATGAGGCTCGACAAGCCATAGAGGATCTGGTTCTCCAGAAGAAGAGAGAGTTTGAGAGCAACATCCAGGCCAGAGTGGAGAAAATCTCTTGTGAGCTGATGGCTGCCTTGCCAGAACTGCCCCAAGCGGAGAAAAAAGCCATTGAAGATACTGTAGAGAAGGGGATGAGAGACCTGAGTCTTGAAGAGGCCAATCAGTTCATCTAG
- the LOC143834254 gene encoding uncharacterized protein LOC143834254, whose product MMAVQCKDSNVVKAVRDVCRAENVRKETELLMKPYANWEEYLMPGPISIAILGELACISAGQGDFSINKNPPAGGFEYIRYPDSFLTCLMQVSNKGWEAFSTAHNNMNKIRLLSMSVPEQMKRIVQILFQYTEVVHALLPGQLASTKSTADECASLALTVQSKFNDTIHLIHELLEACLSSKSGYEKELEETRRALEGAKLKREAAEAAKNEAEEYYKSVKQKVDETYQDYRKAMDSIPEGWGAIAMNFVSSLTESMTTMPRLLSNLSTDFYKILTGKADNSAKEVNSESEDDPIALGNICSLSVQLTSLGNALNQLVDKEGHINMSLLYNEKDQQVKSSWIKERAEELLAKISQEKDCSMKGMAVEICRSVIEVCQILAEAATSEKQNTDAKCLGEKIKNLVQKAALFDSKSKSHTRVPPFAPKTPNMAKYEDDPQGQTEGSAALTNAHFKASQSKEMLKVTSEEYQRSFENFKKHNEELTEILIAMRSCETREVDFDTARKMLIKGLDALGQVKEQWEKMVRFFQMISSLIDSCLSRRIAEFVNTAESLRGIENYCSNDFVKDLIYKQAFNASNVAHLVQMISETYTEVSSKYLMDEISSLGRLISLEPSDPKFKAERLKLAGGCDEARQAIEDLVLQKKREFESNIQARVEKISCELMAALPELPQAEKKAIEDTVEKGMRDLSLEEANQFI is encoded by the coding sequence ATGATGGCCGTGCAATGCAAAGATTCAAATGTGGTCAAAGCCGTGAGGGATGTCTGCAGAGCGGAAAATGTCCGCAAGGAGACGGAGCTGCTCATGAAGCCCTATGCCAACTGGGAGGAGTATCTGATGCCTGGCCCCATCTCCATTGCCATCTTAGGGGAGCTGGCATGCATCTCAGCAGGCCAGGGGGATTTCTCCATTAACAAGAATCCACCTGCAGGAGGATTTGAGTACATCAGATATCCAGACTCATTCCTCACCTGCCTGATGCAGGTGAGCAACAAGGGCTGGGAGGCCTTTAGCACTGCTCACAATAATATGAATAAGATCAGACTCCTCTCCATGAGTGTCCCAGAGCAAATGAAAAGGATTGTCCAGATTCTCTTCCAGTACACAGAGGTGGTGCATGCACTTCTTCCCGGGCAGCTGGCCAGCACAAAATCCACTGCTGACGAATGTGCTTCCTTAGCCTTGACAGTCCAGAGCAAATTCAATGACACCATCCACCTGATCCACGAGCTGCTGGAAGCCTGCTTGAGCTCAAAAAGTGGGTATGAAAAAGAGCTGGAAGAAACCCGACGGGCCTTGGAAGGTGCAAAGCTCAAACGAGAGGCAGCCGAAGCAGCCAAGAATGAGGCAGAGGAGTACTACAAGAGCGTAAAACAGAAAGTGGATGAAACATACCAGGATTACAGAAAGGCAATGGATAGTATTCCAGAGGGTTGGGGTGCTATAGCTATGAATTTTGTTTCAAGTCTAACAGAAAGCATGACCACCATGCCTCGGTTGCTTAGCAACCTTTCTACCGATTTCTATAAAATCCTTACTGGAAAAGCAGACAACAGTGCCAAAGAGGTAAACAGTGAAAGTGAAGACGACCCCATCGCATTGGGTAATATTTGTTCCCTGTCTGTGCAGCTGACATCACTGGGAAATGCCCTGAATCAGCTGGTGGACAAAGAAGGCCACATTAACATGAGCCTCCTTTACAATGAGAAAGACCAGCAAGTCAAATCCTCTTGGATAAAAGAAAGGGCTGAGGAACTTCTTGCAAAGATAAGTCAAGAAAAGGACTGCAGTATGAAAGGGATGGCAGTAGAGATATGCCGTTCTGTTATTGAAGTCTGTCAGATCCTGGCTGAAGCAGCAACTTCGGAAAAGCAAAATACAGATGCAAAAtgcctgggggaaaaaattaaaaatctagtGCAAAAAGCTGCCCTCTTTGACAGCAAGAGCAAATCACACACCAGGGTGCCGCCTTTTGCTCCCAAGACGCCCAACATGGCAAAATATGAAGATGATCCTCAAGGACAAACGGAGGGATCAGCCGCACTGACCAACGCCCATTTCAAAGCCTCACAGAGTAAAGAAATGCTAAAGGTGACGTCAGAAGAGTACCAGAGGAGCTTTGAAAACTTCAAGAAGCACAATGAAGAGTTGACAGAGATACTCATTGCCATGAGATCATGTGAGACAAGGGAGGTTGACTTTGATACAGCCAGGAAGATGCTGATCAAAGGCTTGGATGCCTTGGGACAAGTGAAGGAGCAGTGGGAGAAGATGGTCCGTTTCTTCCAGATGATTTCCAGCCTCATAGATTCCTGCCTCAGCCGTCGCATTGCAGAGTTTGTTAACACAGCAGAAAGCCTCCGTGGGATTGAAAACTACTGCAGCAATGATTTTGTAAAAGACCTGATTTATAAGCAGGCGTTCAACGCTTCCAACGTGGCTCATTTAGTGCAAATGATATCAGAGACCTACACAGAAGTGTCTTCCAAATACCTGATGGACGAGATTAGTAGCCTTGGCAGGCTTATTTCCTTGGAGCCTTCCGATCCCAAATTCAAGGCTGAGCGCTTGAAGTTAGCAGGGGGATGTGATGAGGCTCGACAAGCCATAGAGGATCTGGTTCTCCAGAAGAAGAGAGAGTTTGAGAGCAACATCCAGGCCAGAGTGGAGAAAATCTCTTGTGAGCTGATGGCTGCCTTGCCAGAACTGCCCCAAGCGGAGAAAAAAGCCATTGAAGATACTGTAGAGAAGGGGATGAGAGACCTGAGTCTTGAAGAGGCCAATCAGTTCATCTAG